GCCGTTCAAAAATCGGTCTGCCTAAACAATAATCTTCGATAAAACGCCTAACCACGGGCTAGTGGTTTTTAGAACATTGGATTATTTTATATTTTTTTTCTTTTGTTCATTAGAAAAAAAAGGTTAGGAAGTGATCACTGACTGTATTTCTTTTTGCTCAGATTGTGTTCACTGAGATCGATTGCTTCCAAACCGCGGCTTGGCAGGGAAAAGATTCAGAGGATCAAAAGTGAAGGAATCGACCAACTTCCCCTTGATTGGTTGTTTAAAAGTGTTATAGGCTCAGCCATACAAACTCTACTAGTGTCTCTCATCGTCCCATACGTGGTCTCTCTCTTCCTTGGGGCTTTCGGTGCAACCTCCTACGCCATCCAGCGGCTAGTTTGGCCAGCCTTCTTCGTCTTGATCGTCATATGTTTCATTTGCCGAGCGTTCGTACGCCTGGTCATACACGTTCGTAAGGTTGAATACGACAGGCTTTACTCTATCGGCTACAGGCTGATGGATCACGTCTGAGACAAAAGGGATGCACGCGTTTTAAATAAATAAAGGGTGTTTACAATCTTTTACCTTCGCTTTTCCTTTGATGACTTATTGACATTTTAATTCTCCTGCGTTAGATTGTCCAAGTAATTATTATTAAGAAACTACAATTACAACTACAGTTTCCAATTACGTCAGATGAGATTGTCTGAGAAAGAACACCCCCACCAAACCCTGAAGAATAATACCTAAAACACAAACGAACATGTCCTTTCCGAGGTTTGTATTCAAACATATATCTTCTTCCTCAATGAGTAGAGTATAATAGTTTTCCATAGCTAATATATAACCCAATTGGTCAACCAATGTTGTTTCTATGCATATAGATTTTCATATTTTTCCCCGTGTCTAATGCTGAGCATATGGATACAGCAAATCAAAAGAGAATCACGTTTAAACCACCTTATTACATCCCTTGTTTCGAGCCAGATACTTGACTCCTCAGCCTGTCATTTCTAGTGCATTCTTCCTGCGATTGAGAAATTTGGCACACTATATAAATAGATGACTCTCAGAGAGTTGAAACGCTTATCAGTATCGATTGTTTCTTCTTATGTTGGCAAACCTGGAAGGCTCTTAGTACAGTATAACATTTTCTTTGCTCTGCAGCTGCAGCGGTGTACTTTTCCTTTGAAGCATCACAGCGTCTCTGCTCTTCTTGAAGACCAAGTTGTACCTTTCCTAGCTTCTGCACTTGCAAAAAATAATAATTGTTATGACAAAGCAAAAGTTATGTAAGCTTTGTGCCTCAAGCCATGCACCTAAGTGAATAAAACTCAGATAACCTGTTGGATTCCTTTCATGACTCCTTCCATTGAATCAATTGACTTCACACGGCCAGCAGGAGTACCAATCACGTCTTGAAACTGCATTCAAGTCAAGGGTGGTTAACAAAGAAGAATGGTAAGAACGAAAGCTTTGACACACCCAAGATATATATACTAAAAGGAGAAAGCAGAAACGTAAATCAACTTGATATCTAAAGGTTAACGTAAAGATTTGATATGCAAATACACAGAAAGTAGCTAAACAGTAACGCATATGTTTTACCTGCGAACCTATTGAATTAAGTAATGATATCTCCTTTAGCATCAAGTCTTTTATTTCTAAAAGAGCATTGTATGTCCCATAGAGCTTCCTAGTTTGTTGAAGCTTCTCCTGTTGAACATAAAGGTTCGTCAATCAATAAGCTTGCAAGTTTCATTTTCAACCATGAAACAAACCTGTAAAGCAACAAGGTAAATATTAAATTGACCATTCGAACCTGGATACAAACATTAAGCTCTGAGAATCTTCTTTCATACCTGCACGGAAAGAGATACTGGACTTTAGTGTGCAACAATACAGCAAAGGAGAAACTAGCCATAGTAAAACATGATTCCTAAAAGCTAGAGGCAAAGCAATTCGACTCTTGGCATGATGTTTCCACATCTTTACAACATAACTAAAGATAATTGCTAATCAAAATAGAGGGAATGGGGTTGTATCAGATTCAACAGGAAGCAGTGCACACTAATACAAAGTAGTGGAAGGAGACCATACTGGAGGAGTTCAGATTGGCATGGTACATCATCAATCTGTCGCTTCAGAGACACTATTTCTCTTAGCGTTGCTGCAAGCTCCTACAAAGAAACGAGGGGAAGCAACCATAACCTTCT
This sequence is a window from Brassica oleracea var. oleracea cultivar TO1000 chromosome C1, BOL, whole genome shotgun sequence. Protein-coding genes within it:
- the LOC106343085 gene encoding coiled-coil domain-containing protein 93 isoform X2, encoding MVTNLKASIRELSGKVREQNQRKCDVRDKLQQLRERINAEGVDVSVQEELLPPLRSLKELEKQESEVRSNCDAKRSALEDAVCDLEERVAKGEIPEEDLDVLLVESLDHLTSAKKELAATLREIVSLKRQIDDVPCQSELLQYERRFSELNVCIQEKLQQTRKLYGTYNALLEIKDLMLKEISLLNSIGSQFQDVIGTPAGRVKSIDSMEGVMKGIQQKLGKVQLGLQEEQRRCDASKEKYTAAAAEQRKCYTVLRAFQEECTRNDRLRSQVSGSKQGM
- the LOC106343085 gene encoding coiled-coil domain-containing protein 93 isoform X1, whose protein sequence is MGNEDIIQEVCSSGDMVTNLKASIRELSGKVREQNQRKCDVRDKLQQLRERINAEGVDVSVQEELLPPLRSLKELEKQESEVRSNCDAKRSALEDAVCDLEERVAKGEIPEEDLDVLLVESLDHLTSAKKELAATLREIVSLKRQIDDVPCQSELLQYERRFSELNVCIQEKLQQTRKLYGTYNALLEIKDLMLKEISLLNSIGSQFQDVIGTPAGRVKSIDSMEGVMKGIQQKLGKVQLGLQEEQRRCDASKEKYTAAAAEQRKCYTVLRAFQEECTRNDRLRSQVSGSKQGM